The Novipirellula caenicola genome segment CCGATGAAGATTTTCCTTGAGATGCTCAAGCGATCCGACCTCGATGTCGTGCTGACCTACAATCATTACACCCTGCAAAACGACATGGCATTGGCGTTGGTTGAGCCCTGTAAAGAACAAGGCGTCGGATTGATCAACGCGGCGCCGTTCTCAGCACGCTTGCTGACCAATTCCCCGCTACCGGAATGGCACAAAGCCACGCCTGAGGTTCGCGAAGTCGCCGCAAAGGCGGCCGCACATTGTGCTGACCAAGGGACCGACATTGCCAAGTTGGCGCTTCAGTATTCGGTCGCAAACGAAGCATTCGCAAGTTGCGTGACCGGTTCGGCAAACCCTGACCGTGTCGCACAGTGGTGCGATTGGCTCGACGAACCGATTGACGAAACCTTGGTGGCCGAAGTGCTCGAGATCCTCAAACCGATTCACAACTGGGTCTACGTCGAAGGCCGTCCTGAAAACAACGACGGCCCCGCCGCCTAGTGTTTCGTTTAGGCTGATTTTGGGGCAGTGAACGAGGCCCGGCGAACGAGGTCCGTAGTGGACGAGGCAACGAGTCCCGTACGCTCGGCAAATGGCAAGGACTCGTTGCCTCGTCCACTACGATCCTCGTCGCGTTGTTCCGCTGCTCCCGTTTTCCATCCGTGCTCCTCTGTTCC includes the following:
- a CDS encoding aldo/keto reductase, which encodes MAMQRRPLGNTGLTLPVLGFGASSIGAEFRQVDVGEALKAVHVALDRGMNYIDTAAYYGRGMSEIMLGRLLPDVPRDSYLLSTKLGRFAPQHFDFSAKRVAESIDISLERMRIDHIDMVFCHDIEFVDLDQIVNETIPALKKEVEKGKVRFIGVSGYPMKIFLEMLKRSDLDVVLTYNHYTLQNDMALALVEPCKEQGVGLINAAPFSARLLTNSPLPEWHKATPEVREVAAKAAAHCADQGTDIAKLALQYSVANEAFASCVTGSANPDRVAQWCDWLDEPIDETLVAEVLEILKPIHNWVYVEGRPENNDGPAA